From the genome of Natrinema marinum:
CGGGGACAGGCGTCTATTCTCGGTCTCGTTCTCTTGGTCGGAATGGTCGCGATGGTCAGTGTTGGGTTGCTTCTCGTCGCTGGGAACGCGATGACGGCCGCCGAGGAAGCGACGGAGAGCGAGCGAGTCGAACAGGCGTTCGTCGAACTCGGCCACACGATGTCTACGGTCTCCGCAAACGATGATACGTCACGGACGCTCCAGTTCGACGCGGGTGACTCAGGTGCGGTGACGAAAACGAAAGCCGGTTGGATTCACATCAAAGGGGGAAGCGTCGACATCAATAGATCGATCGGCGCCGTAGAGTACAGAGGCGACGATGGATCCATTATTTCCTATCAATCGGGTGGTGTCTGGCGCGAAACGGGGAACCGTACTCGGATGCTCTCCGCGCCGAACATCGATTACGATCCGGAGGACGAAACGCTGTGGTTCCCGATTACAACGCTCAGTGGCAGACAGTCGCTCAATTCGGGCGAGATTGCGATCGAACACAACACTACGGATCCGATCAGTAACGTGTCCTTCGTGAAAAACGACTCCGTCACGATCACGATTCAGAGCGACTACTATCGGGGCTGGGAACGCTATTTCCGGTCTGAGGCCAGCGGCGCATCGATCCAGAACGTCGATCACCAGAACCGAACGATCAGAGTCTTGCTCGGATACGCCGATCTCGAAGGTGCGTTCGACGAAGGTGCAACGATCGGTTCGGACGACCCGGCCGACTTCAAGGATAAGCACGATAACTTCGGCAACACTCACCGGACGGGAACACCGTTGCCAGAAATGGACAGCGTCATCGAGCAAATGGTCGCCGACGCTAAAGCCGGCAACGACGTCGACAAGAACCTCTCGAACAGTACTCACACCAATCCGCTCGACGACGGGACTTACTTCATCGAGGAGATCAACGGCGACCAAGACTATACGTTCGACCTGTCGAACGGGAACGCGACGCTGATCGTCGAGGGCGACGTAAATCTCGGCGACGATGGGTCGATCAACGTCGTCAACCGAGACGCGGCCAACGATAACGTCTTACGAATCTACGCTGGCGGAGACGATGCCGTCATAAACGGCGAGATCTGCGATACCAGTGACGGAAGTTGTAGCTCCAATGCAAAGACGATCCAATTTTACGGTCCCTCGACGATGAGCGTCGACTTCGGTCCTGGGAATACGGGTGCCTTCGAGGGTGTGCTGTACGTTTCGTCATCAGAGCAAAAGAACTGGTGGGACGGAAGTACCGGCACCTGTGCTGATCATCACCAGGTTCACATGCAGGGTGGTGGCGACTTCTACGGATCGATCGTCGCCTACTCGGCCTGTGCTCACTCGAACTCCGTCTCCTTCGATTACGATGCGAGTTTGGACGGATCCAACATCGACCCCTACTCTGACGAGTACTCGCTGCCACCGCAGATCACGTATCTGAACGTGGCCGTCCACGAACTCGACGTTCGGAACAAATAGATACAGACGGTGACCTTCTCCAGGTCGTATTCGCCTTTCGTCGGACGCTCGTTGGCTAAAGCGACTATGCTGCGTTCTCGATCGTTTCCTTCACGTCTTCCCAGACATCGTCCGGAGCCTGCTCGCCGTCGACGCGCGCTAAGTCGCCCTGCTCATCGTAGTACTCGATGACGGGTTCCGTGTTCTCGTGGAAGACCGACAGGCGCTCGCGGACGGTCTCCTCGGTATCGTCGTCGCGCTGTTCGAGGCGGTCTTCGACCTCGGGGTCCTCCGGCGGGTTGTACTCGACGTGGTAGATGTCGCCCGTCTCGGGGTCGAGTCGGCGGCCGGTGAGCCGGTGGACGAGTTCCTCCTCGCCGACCTCGAGGTAGAGGACGACGTCGAGGTCGGTCATGTCCTCGAGTTCCTCGGCCTGCTCTAGGTTGCGCGGATAGCCGTCGAGGACGAAGCCGTCGGCCTGAGAGAGCGCCTCGTCGACGATGGCGTTGACGACGTCGTCGGGGACGAGTTCGCCGCGGTCCATGTACTCGCCCGGCGTGTCGTACTCGGTGTCCATGTCGGAGATGTCCATCTCCTTGTTGTTCCGCAAGGCGTCGCCGGTGGTGATGTGGTCGACGCCGAACTCCTCGGTGATCTTCGCGCTCTGAGTCCCCTTGCCAGCCCCGGGCGCGCCCAGGATCAGGATTCGTGGCTGAGCCATACGGGAGCGTTCAGGGGCAGCACATAAAGGCTTAAAGAATCGGGCACGTCCCTCCGACTATGACCCGATTCGACGCCGCCGAGCCAGCCGAGCGACGCAAGCTCTATGTCGACGCCATCACCGCACACCGCGAGCGCGGGAGCGGATTCCTGACGCTCGAGGCCGATCCGGCCGGGCTCGAGGCGGATACGGACGCCGACGTGGTGGCGGACACCGAACTCGAGACCGGCAACGGATCGGACGACGAGGAGGCCGAGCTGGGCGCGCCGTGGATCCAGTTCGGCGACGGCACGGTCAACGTAGACTGTACCGAGGACGAACTCGACGCGCTGAAGGCCGTCCTCGAGGAGTTCCCGGCGTTCAAAATCGACGAGCTGATCCGTCCCGAGGAGGCGGAGGGGGTCAACGTTCGAGTCAGCGCGAAGGCCGATCCCAACCGGATCGCCCAGTTCGTCGATACCGTCTTTCTCGAGGTGTACGACCTGCCGTCGACGGGGCGTGTCTGGGCCGTCGAGATCTAGCCGACCGACAACCGATGGATCAGCGTGTCGGCGATAACCGGTATCGGGGGACTATAATACCAAGAGTCGCAACTGCCGGTATGGACCTCGCACGACGCACCGACCAGTCCCACTGCTACTCAGACTCGGTCGCGACGCGGTTACAGCATCTGATGGCCCAATGCTGTGGGCCGCCGGTGAGGATCGGTCGACGAACAGTAGTCGGCGGTCAGTCCCGCGTACAATGAGTGACGAAGAACTGGCGAAAGACCTCGGCCCGCTCGCAGCGCTGACGATCGGCGTCGGGACGATGATCGGTGCCGGGATCTTCGTCCTGCCCGGTGAAGCGGTCGCGACCGCCGGTCCGCTGGCCGCGCTCGCGTTCGTCCTCGGGGGCGGGATCGCGCTGTTGACGGCGTTTTCGGCGAGCGAGCTCGGGACCGCGATGCCAAAATCCGGCGGCGCGTACTTCTACGTCAATCGCGCGCTCGGTCCGCTGTTCGGCTCGATCGCCGGCTGGGGGAACTGGATCGGCCTCGCGTTCGCCTCGGCCTTTTACGTCTACGGCTTCGGCGAGTACATCGTCCGCATGGCCGGCATCACGTTCGGACCGGTCGAACTCGCCTTCCTCTCGCTGTCGGCCGCACAGCTGATCGGACTCGGCGCGGCGTTGCTCTTCATTACCGTCAACTACGTCGGCGCAAAAGAGACGGGCACCCTCCAGAACGTCATCGTCATCACGCTCGTCGGCATCTTGGCCGTCTTCACCGGCTACGGGGTCATGAACGCTGACCTCGCGACACTCCGGCCGATCGTCCCGCCGGACAAAGGGATCGCCCCTCTACTACCGGTGACCGGGCTGATCTTCGTCTCGTACCTCGGCTTCGTCCAGATCACGTCCGTCGCCGAGGAGATCAAAGACCCCGGCCGGAACCTCCCGCGTGCGGTCATCGGCAGCGTCGTCCTCGTGACGGGGATCTACGCGCTCGTGTTGCTCGCCGTCCTCGCCGCCGTCGAGACCGAGCTCGTGGCCAACAACGACACGGCAGTCGTCGACGTGGCGAGCCAACTCATCGGACCGATCGGGGCCGCCGCGCTGTTGCTCGGCGGGCTGCTGGCGACGGCCTCCTCGGCGAACGCGTCGATCCTCGCCTCCTCCCGGATCAACTTCGCGATGGGACGAAACAGACTGATCAGCCCCGAACTCAACGAGATCCATCCTCGCTACGGGACGCCGTACCGATCGATCGCCGTTACTGGTGGCTTCATCGTCCTCTTCCTCCTGATCGGCGACATCCGGACCCTCTCGACCGCCGGGAGCGTCCTCCACCTCGTCATCTACGGCCTGCTGAACATCGCCCTGATCGTCATGCGCGAGGCCGAGCCCGAGGAGTACGATCCGGACTACCGCGTGCCGTTCTATCCGGTGACGCCGATCCTCGGGGCGATCCTCTCCTTCGCCCTCATCGCGTTCATCGATGCGCGCGTCATCGCACTCTGTATCGCGTTCGTAGTTATCGCCGCTCTTTGGTATCTCGTCTACGCACGCGACAAGACCGACGCCCAGGGCGTCCTGAGCGAGTACATCCTCAATCGGGCCGACGAGATGCCCGAACCCGCCGTCACCGCCGCCACGAGCGTCCAACCCGACGGCGGCACCTACCGCGTGATGGTCCCGCTGGCCAACCCCGATCACGAGACCGACCTGATCACCCTCGCCAGCGCGATCGCGAACCAGCGAAACGGCACCGTCGTCGCGACCCACATCGTTCAGGTGCCCGATCAGACCGCCCTCGAGCACGGGGCCGACCACGTCGCCGAGCTCGACGCCGAATCCGAACAGCTGCTCGAGCGCGCCCGGCGGGACGCCGAGACGTTCGGCGTCGACGTCGAGACGAAGACGATCCTCTCTCACCGGTCGTTCGAAGAGGTCTTCGACGCCGCGCGGACGGACAACGCCGATCTCGTCGTGATGGGCTGGGGGCCAGACGCCCACGGGCGGGCCGAGGATCGGATAGACGAACTCACCGGGTCCCTCCCCTGTGACTTCCTCGTCCTCAAAGACCGCGGATTCGACGCCTCGCGCATCCTCGTGCCGACCGCCGGCGGCCCGGACTCCGCGTTCGGTGCGGCCGTCGCCCGACTGCTCGCCGCGGAGTACGACAGCGAGGTCTCCCTGCTGTACGTTCGCGACGACGACGAATCGGCCGCCGAGGCCGAGGCGTTCCTCGAGGAGTGGGCGAGCGATCACGACCTCGAGGACGCGACCCTGTCGATCGAACGCGGCGACCCCGAGACGGCGATCGAGCGGGCGGCCGCCGACCATACGATGCTCATCATCGGGGCGACCGAACAGGGCCTTCTCTCCCGGCTCCTTGGCGGCTCGCTCATCGACGACGTGA
Proteins encoded in this window:
- a CDS encoding DUF7289 family protein, whose product is MNASVGEQSVVERRGQASILGLVLLVGMVAMVSVGLLLVAGNAMTAAEEATESERVEQAFVELGHTMSTVSANDDTSRTLQFDAGDSGAVTKTKAGWIHIKGGSVDINRSIGAVEYRGDDGSIISYQSGGVWRETGNRTRMLSAPNIDYDPEDETLWFPITTLSGRQSLNSGEIAIEHNTTDPISNVSFVKNDSVTITIQSDYYRGWERYFRSEASGASIQNVDHQNRTIRVLLGYADLEGAFDEGATIGSDDPADFKDKHDNFGNTHRTGTPLPEMDSVIEQMVADAKAGNDVDKNLSNSTHTNPLDDGTYFIEEINGDQDYTFDLSNGNATLIVEGDVNLGDDGSINVVNRDAANDNVLRIYAGGDDAVINGEICDTSDGSCSSNAKTIQFYGPSTMSVDFGPGNTGAFEGVLYVSSSEQKNWWDGSTGTCADHHQVHMQGGGDFYGSIVAYSACAHSNSVSFDYDASLDGSNIDPYSDEYSLPPQITYLNVAVHELDVRNK
- a CDS encoding adenylate kinase — protein: MAQPRILILGAPGAGKGTQSAKITEEFGVDHITTGDALRNNKEMDISDMDTEYDTPGEYMDRGELVPDDVVNAIVDEALSQADGFVLDGYPRNLEQAEELEDMTDLDVVLYLEVGEEELVHRLTGRRLDPETGDIYHVEYNPPEDPEVEDRLEQRDDDTEETVRERLSVFHENTEPVIEYYDEQGDLARVDGEQAPDDVWEDVKETIENAA
- a CDS encoding amino acid permease, yielding MSDEELAKDLGPLAALTIGVGTMIGAGIFVLPGEAVATAGPLAALAFVLGGGIALLTAFSASELGTAMPKSGGAYFYVNRALGPLFGSIAGWGNWIGLAFASAFYVYGFGEYIVRMAGITFGPVELAFLSLSAAQLIGLGAALLFITVNYVGAKETGTLQNVIVITLVGILAVFTGYGVMNADLATLRPIVPPDKGIAPLLPVTGLIFVSYLGFVQITSVAEEIKDPGRNLPRAVIGSVVLVTGIYALVLLAVLAAVETELVANNDTAVVDVASQLIGPIGAAALLLGGLLATASSANASILASSRINFAMGRNRLISPELNEIHPRYGTPYRSIAVTGGFIVLFLLIGDIRTLSTAGSVLHLVIYGLLNIALIVMREAEPEEYDPDYRVPFYPVTPILGAILSFALIAFIDARVIALCIAFVVIAALWYLVYARDKTDAQGVLSEYILNRADEMPEPAVTAATSVQPDGGTYRVMVPLANPDHETDLITLASAIANQRNGTVVATHIVQVPDQTALEHGADHVAELDAESEQLLERARRDAETFGVDVETKTILSHRSFEEVFDAARTDNADLVVMGWGPDAHGRAEDRIDELTGSLPCDFLVLKDRGFDASRILVPTAGGPDSAFGAAVARLLAAEYDSEVSLLYVRDDDESAAEAEAFLEEWASDHDLEDATLSIERGDPETAIERAAADHTMLIIGATEQGLLSRLLGGSLIDDVTKTVDCSVLLAQKRHERSLRERLFG